Below is a window of Anaerohalosphaeraceae bacterium DNA.
CGCTGCCGGAAGAATTGCCGGCGGGGATGTATTACATCATATTCTACCAAAGCGCTTCTCCGTCGTCTTCCGACTCTCCGGATATGGCGGTGTACATCGAGTATCAGCGAGGCGTAGCTCGAATGATTTATAACCTATAATGCCTTCGTTCGATGACATTTTAGTATCGGAGTCCGAAAAATTTCTTCGCCTTTTCGGCGAGCCGGTTCTTTTAATTGCGCCCAGCGGAGAAGAGCGTGAGGTGTTGGCTGTTGTAGAGCGGAATCCGATCAGCCCGATGCCGAACGAGATGGGGACTTCTTGTACGATAGAGGCCGAGATGATGAACGATAATCAAAAAGGGTTGGCTGCGTCGGAGTTTGATTCGAACCAATGGCAGATTAAACTTCCGGTACGAGTAGGCGGAAGCAAACAAATCAGAACGATTAGTCATATTATTGCGCAAGACGCCGGGATGATACGCGTAGGGATTCGCTGATGGAAATACAAATCAAAATCGACAAAGACCAAATCAAGCAGCTTGAGAATCGGCTGGGCCGAGCGAAAAATCAGCTGCCGCGGGTTTTGGCCAGTGCGATTAACGATACAGTTCTGCAATTGAGAACGCGTCTTGTACGTGATTTGGCGGCTGACATTGGTTCGAAGATTTCGGCGGTTCGGCGACGAACGAGGGTGTCTAAGGCATCGGTGAGGACTCTTTCTGCTTGTTTATCGATAAGTCCAAGCCGCATCGGGCTGATTGATTTATATGCGAGGCAGACACCAAAGGGAGTTTCGTATCGAGCAGGCCGCGGCGGAAAGGGATTTGCCGAGCATGCGTTTATTCAAACGATGAGAGGCGGGTCTCTCCAAGTGGCCAGGCGTGTAAGCGGTCAAGGCCCCAGCGGACTTGTTCCGCGATACCCGATTGCGGTTCTCAAGGGCCCTTCGCCGGCAATGATTGAGGAGAAAGGGGGCTACCTGCCGGCACACAAACAGCAGGCCGCGGAGATTTTGAACAGTCGAATCAAGAGCAAGGTGGATTGGATTCTGAGCAAACGATGAAGAATCTATATGTTATTGGAGAAGCAGAATCGCCTGTAATGACCGGCGTGTATGTTTGGCGAGGAACCTTGTCGGGAACGCACGCTTGGTATCAGTGCGATTCGATTCGACGAATCTATTACGATGAAGGTCAATCACGGTGGTTGGCCTATAAAGACAATTCGCCGGAACCGCCGAGCATTTGGGCCGGGCCGGCGGAGTCCGAAATCGGACGTTATGTGCCGCTCAGCAACGCCAGCGGCAATATGACGATAAGAGTTTTGGGCTGCATTCCGGGCAAGATTCTTGTTCAAGGGTCTC
It encodes the following:
- a CDS encoding phage tail protein is translated as MEIQIKIDKDQIKQLENRLGRAKNQLPRVLASAINDTVLQLRTRLVRDLAADIGSKISAVRRRTRVSKASVRTLSACLSISPSRIGLIDLYARQTPKGVSYRAGRGGKGFAEHAFIQTMRGGSLQVARRVSGQGPSGLVPRYPIAVLKGPSPAMIEEKGGYLPAHKQQAAEILNSRIKSKVDWILSKR